Proteins from one Leptonema illini DSM 21528 genomic window:
- a CDS encoding Hsp33 family molecular chaperone HslO, with amino-acid sequence MKTDSYIRGVLPDIAYRYVIATAFSSVQEIWTRHEMDVGPALLIGEAAVASFLLAARGTKEDDQTVGLHFECEGPVRRLMSFGRFDGGMRGYTPEARSDWPGSLMDGKGSGTLNVSLFRQQSRKVYASSVEFRNQSIARNVEEFLGKSEQVQVFVELGPFADDGTRTSFFPGPISLQHAGIYGSLFEAMPGATADDTDRLLDFLKEHSVLDLLRRQGILPELPGTLAEGRLFHYCDCSKEKVERLIIGMGREEADALIAERGKIEITCEFCCEKYLFGDSDLERIFVEESV; translated from the coding sequence ATGAAAACAGATTCCTATATTCGAGGCGTGCTGCCCGATATCGCCTATCGCTACGTTATTGCGACGGCCTTCTCGTCGGTTCAGGAGATCTGGACCAGACATGAGATGGACGTAGGGCCGGCTCTTTTGATCGGTGAGGCGGCCGTCGCCTCCTTTCTGCTTGCGGCGCGCGGCACAAAAGAGGACGACCAGACGGTCGGGCTGCACTTTGAATGTGAGGGCCCCGTCCGTCGCCTGATGAGCTTCGGACGTTTTGACGGCGGGATGCGCGGTTATACACCGGAGGCAAGGTCGGACTGGCCCGGCTCATTAATGGACGGAAAGGGATCGGGGACGCTAAACGTCAGCCTGTTTCGCCAGCAATCCCGCAAGGTCTATGCCTCGAGCGTGGAATTCCGCAATCAGAGCATCGCCCGCAACGTAGAGGAGTTTCTCGGTAAGTCCGAGCAGGTTCAGGTCTTTGTGGAGCTCGGACCCTTTGCCGACGACGGCACCCGAACCTCATTCTTCCCGGGTCCGATCAGCCTGCAGCATGCAGGCATCTACGGATCGCTTTTCGAGGCCATGCCCGGAGCAACGGCCGACGACACCGACAGGCTTCTTGATTTCTTGAAAGAGCATTCCGTTCTCGACCTTCTACGCCGACAGGGGATTCTTCCCGAGCTTCCTGGAACGCTGGCAGAAGGGCGGTTATTTCATTACTGTGACTGTTCAAAAGAGAAGGTGGAAAGGCTGATCATCGGTATGGGTCGGGAAGAAGCCGATGCGCTCATCGCCGAACGGGGCAAAATCGAGATCACCTGCGAATTCTGCTGTGAAAAATATCTGTTCGGAGACTCCGATCTGGAAAGGATTTTTGTTGAAGAATCCGTCTAA
- a CDS encoding putative glycoside hydrolase, whose product MPIIDTMFSLHKKRLPRILLLLSMIALPLLTLTQAENRHLIPEENRQELSDFYRYLRTRYGKAPEERRSETPQPSVPSIEKPRAGITEQKQEAEPRAKEPTPETSPSDLKRRSAEKPAEKRPDELKQNYSDRKPAERKQVLKKNTSEKPREDRTSQEKPEDEIELVAMSDTVELPEPRNNRSFAKAAPSFYRGLYINNALVRGKGFANFLKTADNHGINVLVIDIQPHMPPAEALKLAEDMGFYLVARVVVFDAGLKTYPAPKGHIERIVNRAEEGAKAGFAEIQLDYIRFADNLRVKGLTVQKRYDYISSVLSQFERRLRPYKVRIGADIFGRIAFNRDDIIGQKLELFDRHMDVIYPMLYPSHFYGDPIRRRKPYHTIFDGTLGSRKRVRNARIVPYIQAFGMRVGESGLSVENYIRAQLDAAQDSGGAGYVAWNARNDYSVFFRAIRSGRFMPAVKTKR is encoded by the coding sequence ATGCCGATCATAGATACGATGTTCTCGCTTCATAAAAAAAGGCTGCCCCGCATCCTGCTTCTGCTCAGCATGATCGCCCTGCCGCTTCTTACGCTCACGCAGGCCGAAAACCGTCATCTCATACCCGAAGAGAACCGGCAGGAACTGTCGGATTTCTATCGCTATCTGCGCACCCGCTACGGTAAAGCTCCTGAAGAGCGACGCAGTGAAACGCCGCAGCCTTCTGTCCCTTCTATAGAAAAGCCGCGCGCCGGGATAACGGAACAAAAACAGGAAGCGGAGCCCCGAGCAAAAGAACCGACTCCTGAGACGTCCCCTTCTGATCTGAAACGCAGGTCGGCAGAGAAGCCCGCAGAAAAGAGGCCCGATGAACTGAAACAGAACTACTCTGACAGGAAACCCGCTGAACGGAAGCAGGTTCTGAAAAAGAACACTTCCGAAAAGCCCCGCGAAGACAGGACTTCGCAAGAAAAGCCTGAAGACGAGATCGAACTCGTCGCCATGAGCGATACGGTCGAACTGCCCGAGCCGCGAAACAACCGCAGCTTCGCGAAGGCGGCGCCGTCCTTTTACAGAGGCCTGTATATCAACAACGCCCTTGTGCGCGGCAAAGGATTTGCAAACTTCCTGAAGACGGCGGATAACCACGGCATCAACGTGCTCGTCATCGACATCCAGCCTCATATGCCGCCGGCCGAGGCTCTCAAGCTTGCCGAAGATATGGGATTCTATCTTGTTGCGCGTGTCGTCGTCTTCGACGCAGGACTGAAAACATACCCGGCTCCGAAAGGGCACATTGAACGTATCGTTAACAGGGCCGAAGAAGGGGCAAAGGCCGGATTCGCCGAGATACAGCTCGACTATATTCGTTTCGCCGACAATCTGCGCGTTAAAGGCCTGACCGTGCAGAAGCGATACGATTATATCTCCTCGGTGCTCTCGCAATTCGAGAGGCGTCTGCGCCCGTATAAAGTGCGAATCGGCGCCGACATCTTCGGTCGCATCGCCTTTAATCGTGACGATATCATCGGCCAGAAGCTTGAACTTTTCGATCGACACATGGATGTGATTTATCCGATGCTGTATCCGTCGCATTTCTACGGCGACCCGATACGACGCAGGAAGCCCTATCATACGATCTTCGACGGCACGCTCGGCTCAAGAAAGCGCGTGCGGAACGCCCGCATCGTTCCTTATATCCAGGCCTTTGGAATGCGCGTGGGTGAGTCGGGCCTGTCGGTGGAAAACTATATCAGAGCACAGCTTGATGCGGCTCAGGATTCGGGAGGAGCGGGCTATGTTGCATGGAATGCGCGCAACGATTACAGCGTATTCTTTCGCGCCATCCGTTCGGGCCGCTTTATGCCCGCAGTAAAAACGAAACGATGA